The Cupriavidus necator DNA window TGCGAGCGCCTGGCGCACGTCCAGGTACGCCTTGCCGGCAGTCATGATGCCGAAGCGCGCGTTCGGCGAATCGAGCACGACGCGATTGAGGCGGTTGGCCCGCACATAGGCCAGCGCCGCATACCACTTGTGGTCAAGCAGCCGCGCCTCCTGCTCCAGCGGGGAATCGGGCCAGCGGATATTGAGTCCGCCCTGCGGCATGACAAAGTCCTGCGGCAGCGCGATCTGCACGCGCTCGGGATCGATCTCGACCGAGGCGGTCGACTCCACCACGTCGGTGACGCACTTCATTGCCACCCACAGGCCGGAATACCGGCTCATGGCCCAGCCATGCAGGCCGTAGTCGAGGTACTCCTGCACATTGGCGGGGTACAGCACCGGGATGCCGGCGGCCTGCAGCACGTGCTCCGACTGGTGCGCCACGGTGGAGGACTTGGCGGCATGGTCGTCGCCGGCCAGCAGCAGCACGCCGCCATGGCGCGACGAGCCGGCCGAATTGGCATGCTTGAGCACGTCGATGGACCGGTCCACGCCCGGCCCCTTGCCATACCACATCGAGAACACGCCGTCGCGCGTGGCGCCGGGGAACAGGTTGACCTGCTGGCTGCCCCAGACGGCGGTCGCGGCAAGGTCTTCGTTGACGCCGGGCTGGAACACCACGTCGCTGGCCGCCAGGTGCTGCTTGGCCTTCCACAGGGCCTGGTCGACGCCGCCCAGCGGCGAGCCGCGATAGCCCGAGATAAAGCCGGCGGTGTTGAGGCCGGCGGCGCGGTCGCGCGCCTTCTGTAGCATTGGCAGGCGGACCAGGGCCTGCACGCCGCTCATGTAGACGCGGCCCTGCTCCAGGGTGTACTTGTCGTCCAGGCTGGCGCTGGCCAGGGCTTCGAGCAAGGCGGGGTTCAGCGGGGCATTCACGATCTCAGTCTCCGTGCTTGTTCTCTTGTATCCGGAGCAGTTTAGAAATCCGTGCCGTCATCGTAAAATCATGAATTCAAACACCTGATATCTGAAAAACGGATAACCCGGAGATTCCCATGTTCAAGGCGCGCGAAGGCTCGGAAAGACTGGCCAAGGAAGTCACGCTGAGGCAGTTCCGCTACTTCGTCGCGGCCGCGGAGACCGGGCAATTCTCGATGGCCGCGACCGCCGAGCATGTCTCGCAGTCGGCCATCACCAATGCCGTGCTGGCGCTTGAGCAGCGCCTGGCGGTACGCCTGTTCGAGCGCCGGCCCCATGGGGTGACGTTGACGGCAGAAGGCCACCTCTTCTTCCAGCACGCCCGCCAGATCCTGGATTCGGTCGAGGATGCGCTGCGCGAGCCGCGCTTCCAGGTGCACGGGTTGCAGGGCAGCGTGCGCCTTGCCGCCTCCTATACGGTGCTGGGCTACTTCCTGCCGGGGCTGCTGGCGCGCTTTCGCACCAACTATCCGGACATCGAACTGGATCTGCTCGACATGGACCGGCCCGATATCGAGCGGGCCGTGCTGGCGGGGGAGATCGAGCTGGGCATCGCGCTGCTGTCGAACCTGGAGCGGCCCCAGCGCTTCCAGCGCCATACGCTGATGCGATCCCGGCGCCAGTTGTGGACTTCGTCCAGCCATCCGCTGCTGGCCGTCGAGCGCCCTTCGCTGCGCGATATTGCGGCCTATCCGTATATCCTCATCACCGTGGACGAGGCCGAGGAATCCACGCTGCGTTACTGGCGCAGCCACCGGCTCGCACCCAAGGTCGCATTCCGGACCGGCTCGATGGAGGCCCTGCGCGGGCTGGTGGCGCATGGCTTCGGCGTCACCGTGCTGTCCGACATGGTGTATCGCCCGTGGTCACTGGAGGGAAAGCAGATCGAGGCCCGCCCGATTGCCAATGCGGTGCCGGACATGGAGGTTGGCATGCTGTGGCAGCCCGGGCGCAAGCTGGGCAAGCCGGCGGATGCGCTGAGGGAGTTCCTGATTCACGCGTGCGGGAGCTGAGGCGGGACATTCGATTGCCCGCGCCCTTACAACAACGCTATCTGAAGGACCGGTAGCCTGTCGTCGAGTAGTCCGTGTAGAAGTCCGCCAGGCAATGCAGATTGAGCGCCCGGATCTCTTCAGTCATGAAGTCAACAAAAACGCGGATGCGCGAGGGCAGGTGCTGGCGGCTGAGGTAACAGATGTAATGCCCGCGGTCGTCAGGCGCATACCGTCCCATGGCGATGACCAGTTCGCCGCGGGCGATGCGGTCGCAGGCCTGGTAGCCCGCCATCTGCGCGATGCCCAGCCCGTCGAGCACCGCCGCCAGCACCAGCTCAGGGTCATTGAACGTCAGCCTTGCGGCAGGCACAACCTTGCGCACATGCCCCTCGACCTTGAATTCCCATTCAAGGATGCGCGCGCCGGCGATGCGGGTGTTGATGCATTCGTGCCGGGCGATATCCTCCAGCGTCGACGGTAGTCCATGCCGCGCCGCGTAGGCAGGAGACGCGCACACAGCCATCTGCATCGGGATCAGCTGCTTCGCAACGATGCTTGAATCCTCGATGCGGCCATTGCGGAACGCGACGTCGATGTTCCCGGCCGCGAAGTCCGTTGGCCGGTCATCGAGCACCAGGTCCAGGGAAATGTCCGGATAAGCCGCCGAGAACTTCGACAGCAGCGGCGCCACCACCTTGCGGCCGAAGCCGGCCGTCGCGCTAATGCGAAGCAGGCCGCTTGGCGGTCCAAGGCGCAGTTCCAGCATGTCGTTCATGGCCTCGACGATATGCGCCACGCCCTGGTGGCAGTTCTCGAAGAAGCGCTCGCCCTCGCGGGTCAGTTGGGTGGTGCGCGTGGTGCGCAGGAACAGCCGGGTGCTCAGCTGCGTTTCCAGCTTCAGGACGTTGCGGCTGACCGCTGAGCGGCCGATGCCCAGCCGCTCGCCCGCCTTGGAGAAGCTGCCCTCGGTGGCGACCGCCATGAAGGCGATGATGCCGGCGTAGCTTGCCGCGAAACTGGCGGACAGCCCGTCCGCGCGATCCGGCGGGCCGGGGCGAAAGCCCCGCTGCGGCATACCGGTTACGTCTCTATCCGCCCCCCCGCGGTTGACAGGGGACGTCAGGCGAACGTCTGGAACGACGATGTCCATGTCATTGCCTTTCGGAGCGGCGCAACGAATGAGGATCCACGCTGTGCGGTGCACAACCATGGCATGATCGTAATGACCCGCCATGCCCGGGTAAATGACAGATGCCCCTGGATTTCTGCCATCCGGCCCGGCGCGAGCGGCGACAATGCAGATATGAAGCAGCGGAAGGCGCCGGTCCACAGGGCCTTCCGCTGCGATCCGTGGCGAAGGCGTCGCACTGCGCGTGCTTGCCGGCCACATGCCTTGCGCGGGATCGCGCCGGCGGCATAACATCCATCGACTTTCAAGATCCCTGCCATGGTTCCCTCTCCGCCTGCGCCCTCTTCCCGGACACTTGACGACCAGCCACGCAATCTTCTGTTCGTGGCCTTCCCGGACATGAGCCTGCTTGATCTCACCGGACCGCAAACCGTGTTCTGGGCTGCCTCCCGGTTTGCACGCGAACGCGGCTTCGCCGGCTACCGGAGCTATCTGGCAAGCGAGCACGGCGGCCTGGTTGCCTCGGCCGAAGGCACCGCCGTGCAGGCCATGGCGCTCTCGGAAATCGATCTGCAGCACATCGATACGATCATCCTCCCGGGTGCCCCCGAGATGGTCAGGGTGCTCGACAGCGCCACCTCGCTGGTCGCCTGGCTGCAGCAGGCCGCCGGACAGGTACGCCGCGTTGCCTCGGTCTGCAGCGGGGCCTTCCTGCTTGCGCAAGCGGGCTTGCTTGACGGCAGGCGCGCTGCCACTCACTGGGCGATGCATGCGCAGTTCCGCGCGCGCTTTGCCGCGGTCGAACTGGACCGGGACGCCATTTTCGTCCGCCAGGACCGCATCTGGACCTCGGCCGGCGTGACCACCGGCATCGACATGGCGCTTGCGCTGGTCGAGGACGACTATGGCCACGATATCTCGCTGAGCGCGGCCAGGGAGCTGGCGGTCTTCATCAAGCGGCCGGGCACGCAGCCACAGATCAGCGAGATCCTGCTGGCGCAGAGCCGGCACGTGCCGCTGTTCGAGGCGCTCCATCTATGGATCATCGAAAACCTGTCGCGGGAAGGGCTGTCAGTGGAACAGCTCGCCGAACAGGTCGGAATGAGCCCCCGCAACTTTGCCCGGGTCTACAAGCAAAAGACCGGGCGCACCCCGGCCAAGGGGGTTGAGCATTTCCGGCTGGAAGCCGCACGCCGGCTGCTCCAGGACCTGCATCTGCCGGTGGAGCAGATCGCAAGGCAGTGCGGCTTCGGCAGCGAGGAACGGATGCGCCTTACGTTCCAGCGCAACCTGGGCTTCTCGCCCAGCGAGTATCGGTCGAAGGTGACCGGCTGAGAAAACGCCACAACCCGGCCGCACCATTGGTGCCGAACGGGAAACACCATGCGTCCGCCGCCGGCGCTACCGTCACTGCACCCCTTCGCCTAGCATGGGACATGGGTTGGATGCCCATCCCTTCCACCAGAATCGAGGTGCATGATGAAGATCGTTGTGATTGGAGGTACTGGCCTGATCGGCAGCAAGGTCGTCGCCCGGCTTGCCGGGCAAGGCCATGAAGTCGTTGCCGCGTCTCCGCAGACCGGCGTGAATGCGCTGACAGGCGAAGGCCTGAGCCAGGCACTTGCCGGGGCGCAGGTTGTCGTGGACGTGGCCAACTCGCCATCGTTCGCGGATGATGCCGTCCTGCATTTCTTCGAGACGTCCGGCCGCAACCTTGCGGCGGCGGAGAAGGCAGCCGGTGTCGCGCACCATGTGGCGCTGTCAGTGGTCGGCACGGACAAGCTCTCACAAAGTGGCTACTTCCGCGGCAAGATTGCGCAGGAAGCGCTGATCCGGAACGCCGGCATCCCTTACACCATTGTCCGCTCCACGCAGTTCCTCGAATTCCTTGGCGGCATCGTCCAGTCGGGCGCCGATGGCGATTCCGTGCGCCTGTCATCCGCATCGATCCAGCCGATTGCCTCGGATGACGTGGCCGAAGCTGTGGCCGACCACGCCCTTGCCGATCCCGTCAACGGCATCGTCGATATCGCCGGGCCGGAACGCTTCCACCTGAGCGACCTCGTGCAACGCTATCTCGATGCCACCAAGGATCCGCGCAAGGTTGTCGTCGATGGCAAGGCCCGCTATTTCGGCGCCGAACTGCAAGACGATACGCTGGTACCGGAAGGCCCGGCACGCCTGGGCAAGACCGCTTTCGAAGCGTGGCTGCGACAGAGCCAGAAGCCGAAGGCCTGACAACGCGGGCGGGCCATATGGACAACAAGGGGCTGCAAGCCCCCCCGCTGAGCCTGCTCGACAAGTATCGCGGGCAGGGCTTCCACGCCCTCTACACCACGACCGTCACCGTCTCGGGCGGGGAAACCGGACACGGCCGCGCCTCGGGCGTGGCGCGTTCCGACGACGGCAATCTTGTCATCGACCTGCGGCTGCCGGCGGCGCTGGGCGGCCCCGGCCACGGCCACGGCACCAATCCCGAGCAGTTGTTCGCCGCGGGATATGCCGCCTGCTTTCATGGGGCGCTGAACCTGCTGGCCCAGCGATCCAATGTCAGCGTCGACAACCTCGCAGTGGAAGTGGAGATAGCGTTCGGCCGCGATCCCGTTGACGGCGGCTTCGCGCTGGCCGCGGACATCCGGGTCAGGATGCCTGGCGTGCAACGACAGGTGGCGGAAGAACTGGTGCGCAATACCGAGCGCTTCTGCCCCTATGTGAAGATGGCCAGGCAGGGCATTGTCAGCGTCGTGGCAGTGGTTGACTGAGCTGCGCGCAACGACGGGCCCGCGGATGCGATCCCTGAACCTTCGGGATCGCATCCGCAGCCGGCCAATGTGCT harbors:
- a CDS encoding LysR substrate-binding domain-containing protein, translated to MFKAREGSERLAKEVTLRQFRYFVAAAETGQFSMAATAEHVSQSAITNAVLALEQRLAVRLFERRPHGVTLTAEGHLFFQHARQILDSVEDALREPRFQVHGLQGSVRLAASYTVLGYFLPGLLARFRTNYPDIELDLLDMDRPDIERAVLAGEIELGIALLSNLERPQRFQRHTLMRSRRQLWTSSSHPLLAVERPSLRDIAAYPYILITVDEAEESTLRYWRSHRLAPKVAFRTGSMEALRGLVAHGFGVTVLSDMVYRPWSLEGKQIEARPIANAVPDMEVGMLWQPGRKLGKPADALREFLIHACGS
- a CDS encoding LysR family transcriptional regulator, with translation MPQRGFRPGPPDRADGLSASFAASYAGIIAFMAVATEGSFSKAGERLGIGRSAVSRNVLKLETQLSTRLFLRTTRTTQLTREGERFFENCHQGVAHIVEAMNDMLELRLGPPSGLLRISATAGFGRKVVAPLLSKFSAAYPDISLDLVLDDRPTDFAAGNIDVAFRNGRIEDSSIVAKQLIPMQMAVCASPAYAARHGLPSTLEDIARHECINTRIAGARILEWEFKVEGHVRKVVPAARLTFNDPELVLAAVLDGLGIAQMAGYQACDRIARGELVIAMGRYAPDDRGHYICYLSRQHLPSRIRVFVDFMTEEIRALNLHCLADFYTDYSTTGYRSFR
- a CDS encoding GlxA family transcriptional regulator, yielding MSLLDLTGPQTVFWAASRFARERGFAGYRSYLASEHGGLVASAEGTAVQAMALSEIDLQHIDTIILPGAPEMVRVLDSATSLVAWLQQAAGQVRRVASVCSGAFLLAQAGLLDGRRAATHWAMHAQFRARFAAVELDRDAIFVRQDRIWTSAGVTTGIDMALALVEDDYGHDISLSAARELAVFIKRPGTQPQISEILLAQSRHVPLFEALHLWIIENLSREGLSVEQLAEQVGMSPRNFARVYKQKTGRTPAKGVEHFRLEAARRLLQDLHLPVEQIARQCGFGSEERMRLTFQRNLGFSPSEYRSKVTG
- a CDS encoding SDR family oxidoreductase — encoded protein: MKIVVIGGTGLIGSKVVARLAGQGHEVVAASPQTGVNALTGEGLSQALAGAQVVVDVANSPSFADDAVLHFFETSGRNLAAAEKAAGVAHHVALSVVGTDKLSQSGYFRGKIAQEALIRNAGIPYTIVRSTQFLEFLGGIVQSGADGDSVRLSSASIQPIASDDVAEAVADHALADPVNGIVDIAGPERFHLSDLVQRYLDATKDPRKVVVDGKARYFGAELQDDTLVPEGPARLGKTAFEAWLRQSQKPKA
- a CDS encoding Ohr family peroxiredoxin, producing MDNKGLQAPPLSLLDKYRGQGFHALYTTTVTVSGGETGHGRASGVARSDDGNLVIDLRLPAALGGPGHGHGTNPEQLFAAGYAACFHGALNLLAQRSNVSVDNLAVEVEIAFGRDPVDGGFALAADIRVRMPGVQRQVAEELVRNTERFCPYVKMARQGIVSVVAVVD